CCGCCAGCGCGGCCAGCACACTCGCCGAAGCAACTCCGCCCCGGAACACCCGCGAGCGCAGCGGTGCCGACCAGTGCGTTCGCCGGCCCTCCCGAAAATGCTGTGGCCGTTCCGGTTTCATCACACCACCCCTGCCTGTCCGCTATAGCCTCGCACGACTCGACCGCGGGGGGAACACACGATCTCGTAGTGGATGGTGTGCATCAGGTCGGCCCATTGCTGTGCGTGCGGATCTCCGGGCGCGCCGCCGAACAGCACCGCGCGATCGCCCTCGCGGACACGGTGCGGATTCTCGCCCAGATCCACGACCAGCTGATCCATGCAGACCCGGCCGATATTCGGATAGTCCGCATCCCCGATCCGCAGCGCGATGCGGCCACCGAGACCGCGGGGAACACCGTCGGCGTATCCGGCGGGAATCAGGGCCACGGTGGTGTCGTGCGGGGCGATCCACTCGTGGCCGTAGGACACGCCTTCCCCCTGCGCCACCCGCTTGACCAGGGCGACCCGCGCCCGGAAGGTCATGGCCGGGCGCAGGTCGGCGTCGGAGATATCCGGAACGGGGTTGAGCCCGTACACCGAGATACCGGGCCGGACCATGTCGAACGCCAGATCTGGACGGGTGAGAGTGGCCGCCGAGTTGGCCAGGTGGACCAGTTCGGGCTGCAGACCGTGATCCTTGGCGGTGGCGATGGCCTCGACGAAGCGATCGCGCTGTACATCGATGACCGGATGTCTGGGCTGATCGGCGTGGGCGAGGTGGGAGAACATCGCGCGGAAGCGGACCACGCCCTCGGCGACGAGTCGGCCCAGCAGTGTCAGCACCTCCGGATACTCCCCCGCGGAGACGCCGTTGCGATTGAGACCGGTGTCGACCTTCAGCGTCACGATCGCGCTGGCGCCGGTCGCACGAGCGGCGCGCTCCACCGCCCGTAGATGCGCGGTCGACGACACACCGATCTCGATCCCGGCGGCGATCGCGGCGGCATAGTCGGCATCGGAGGTGTTGAGCCAGCTCAGAATCGGCGCGGTGATCCCGGCGGCGCGCAATTCCAGCGCCTCGTCGATCGTGGTGACGCCGAGTTCGGTGGCGCCCGCGGCGAGCGCGGCCCGCCCGACCTGGACCGCGCCATGGTTGTACGCGTCGGCCTTGACCACTGCCATGACCGCGGCATCGCCTGCGTGTGCGCGCAATATCCGCACGTTGTGCGCGATGGCATCCAGATCGACGACGGTCTCCACCTGCGGATCAGCGCTACTCACGCCTACCGATCCTGCCACGCGGCGCGCCGGGGCCACTCGGCGCGCCCGGCGGAATTCGGACGAAATCAACGGTTGCTTGGAGTGCACTCCAGCTGACTAGCGTGGTCGGCACGGGCAGACCACGCCCGCCACCACCCTCGACCAGAGGGTTCCCGTGTGCAGAGTTTCGTGAGCAAGGGGTTTTCATGAGCAAGGTCTGGTTCATCACCGGCGTCTCGCGCGGATTCGGTCGCGAATGGGCGGTGGCCGCCCTGGAACGCGGCGATCGGGTCGCCGGTACCGCCCGCAAACTGGACACACTCGACGATCTGGTCACCGCCTATCCCGATACGTTCCTGCCGCTGCCACTCGATGTCACCGATCGCGCCGGAGATTTCGCCGCTGTCGCCGAGGCGGCACAGCACTTCGGGCGTCTCGACGTCGTCGTCAACAATGCGGGGTACGGCCATTTCGGCATGATCGAGGAACTCACCGAGGACGAGATCCGCGCACAGCTCGAGACCAATGTGTTCGGCGCCCTCTGGGTCACCCAGGCAGCCCTGCCGATCCTGCGCGCACAGGGCAGCGGGCACATCCTCCAGGTGTCGAGCATCGGCGGGATCAGCGCCTTCCCCAACCTGGGCGCCTACCACGCGTCGAAATGGGCGCTGGAAGGGTTCTCGCAGTCGCTGGCCGCGGAGGTCGCCGGTTTCGGCATCCACGTCACACTGATCGAACCGGGCGGGTTCAGCACCGACTGGGCCGGCCCCTCCTCGGTGCACAGCACGGAGAATCCGGCCTATGCCGAGGTGCGGGAGGCACGCAACCGCACCCGTTCGGCGCAGCGGGCCGGCGAGCCGACCGCCACCCGGGCGGCGATCCTCGCCCTGGTCGACGCCGATCAGCCGCCGCTGCGGCTGTTCCTGGGTACCGCTCCGTTGCAGATCGCGACCGCCGACTACGAGTCGCGGCTGGCGTCCTGGCGGGAATGGGAGCCGGTTTCCAAGGCGGCACAGGGCGAATGATTCGCGGCGGGTGACGGCGGCGCCGCCGTCACCCCGGAAGCTCGCGGACGGTCCGGACGGCGGCCCGCAGGTGCCGCAGTAGCGGTGACGCCGAAACCGGCGCTCCGACAGTGCCGTTCGCATGCGCGGCGAGGTTGGCGGCCAGGGCGTGCACGCGTGCTCCGGCCGCCGCCGACCACCACGGCTCGCGGCCGGCGGCCAGCAGTGCGCCGATCACGCCGGACAGCACATCCCCCGCACCGGCGGTCGCCGCCCAGGAACCACCCGCC
The genomic region above belongs to Nocardia spumae and contains:
- the alr gene encoding alanine racemase, translated to MSSADPQVETVVDLDAIAHNVRILRAHAGDAAVMAVVKADAYNHGAVQVGRAALAAGATELGVTTIDEALELRAAGITAPILSWLNTSDADYAAAIAAGIEIGVSSTAHLRAVERAARATGASAIVTLKVDTGLNRNGVSAGEYPEVLTLLGRLVAEGVVRFRAMFSHLAHADQPRHPVIDVQRDRFVEAIATAKDHGLQPELVHLANSAATLTRPDLAFDMVRPGISVYGLNPVPDISDADLRPAMTFRARVALVKRVAQGEGVSYGHEWIAPHDTTVALIPAGYADGVPRGLGGRIALRIGDADYPNIGRVCMDQLVVDLGENPHRVREGDRAVLFGGAPGDPHAQQWADLMHTIHYEIVCSPRGRVVRGYSGQAGVV
- a CDS encoding SDR family oxidoreductase, which gives rise to MSKVWFITGVSRGFGREWAVAALERGDRVAGTARKLDTLDDLVTAYPDTFLPLPLDVTDRAGDFAAVAEAAQHFGRLDVVVNNAGYGHFGMIEELTEDEIRAQLETNVFGALWVTQAALPILRAQGSGHILQVSSIGGISAFPNLGAYHASKWALEGFSQSLAAEVAGFGIHVTLIEPGGFSTDWAGPSSVHSTENPAYAEVREARNRTRSAQRAGEPTATRAAILALVDADQPPLRLFLGTAPLQIATADYESRLASWREWEPVSKAAQGE